A window of Heptranchias perlo isolate sHepPer1 chromosome 27, sHepPer1.hap1, whole genome shotgun sequence contains these coding sequences:
- the ren gene encoding renin isoform X1, with protein MSFTMKWLLVLWGLCTSTYALRRVPLNKMPSIRQSLRQLGLKLTDVSREVNKHLQTRARNGTAPTILTNYLDTQYFGEISVGTPPQTFKVIFDTGSANLWIPSANCSPIYAACFSHNRYDSSTSRTYEANGEGFAIQYGSGNVKGFLSQDIVMVANIPVIQVFAEATALPAYPFIFAKFDGVLGMGFRTISIDGIKPVFERILDQHVLNEDVFSVYYNRDSNGTPGGEVILGGSDPSYYTGEFHYLSLSKKGYWQIEVKGISVSGELLFCSKGCAAIVDTGSSYITGPAAAVSSIVSAIGATALAEGEYIVNCDKIHLLPHISFNLGGRDYLLRGEDYIMKESQFGEEVCMVTFTGLDIPPPAGPLWILGASFIGRYYTEFDYKNNRIGFAAAV; from the exons GGTTCCTCTCAATAAAATGCCGTCCATTCGCCAATCACTGCGCCAACTTGGATTGAAACTGACAGACGTCTCTCGGGAGGTTAATAAACACCTTCAGACAAGAGCACGCAATGGAACAGCACCGACAATCCTTACCAACTACCTGGAT ACCCAGTACTTTGGGGAGATCAGCGTGGGGACACCTCCACAGACTTTCAAAGTCATCTTCGACACAGGATCAGCCAACCTCTGGATTCCATCAGCCAACTGTTCGCCCATCTATGCTGCTTGTT TTTCCCATAACAGATATGACTCCTCCACTTCAAGGACATACGAGGCCAATGGAGAAGGATTTGCTATTCAGTACGGGTCTGGCAATGTGAAAGGATTCCTCAGTCAAGACATTGTAATG GTGGCCAATATCCCGGTTATCCAGGTATTTGCGGAGGCGACGGCCTTGCCAGCTTATCCTTTCATCTTTGCCAAGTTCGATGGGGTCCTGGGGATGGGATTCCGGACTATTTCTATCGATGGCATTAAACCGGTTTTTGAGCGGATCTTAGACCAACACGTTCTCAACGAAGACGTCTTTTCAGTTTATTACAACAG GGATTCCAATGGGACTCCAGGTGGTGAGGTGATTCTAGGAGGCTCAGACCCTTCCTACTACACTGGAGAGTTCCACTATCTGAGCCTGAGCAAGAAAGGCTACTGGCAGATCGAAGTGAAAGG AATTTCTGTAAGTGGGGAGTTACTGTTCTGTAGTAAAGGGTGTGCTGCCATTGTCGATACCGGCTCCTCCTACATCACCGGACCAGCCGCAGCGGTTTCCTCGATAGTGAGCGCTATAGGAGCCACGGCCCTGGCGGAGGGAGAG TACATCGTGAACTGTGACAAAATTCATCTCTTGCCTCACATTTCTTTCAACCTGGGAGGAAGAGACTACCTACTAAGGGGTGAAGACTACATTATGAAG GAATCACAGTTTGGAGAAGAGGTCTGCATGGTTACTTTCACTGGCCTAGACATCCCTCCCCCTGCTGGCCCTCTCTGGATCCTGGGTGCCAGCTTTATTGGTCGATACTACACCGAGTTTGATTACAAGAACAACAGAATAGGCTTTGCCGCTGCAGTTTGA
- the ren gene encoding renin isoform X2: MPSIRQSLRQLGLKLTDVSREVNKHLQTRARNGTAPTILTNYLDTQYFGEISVGTPPQTFKVIFDTGSANLWIPSANCSPIYAACFSHNRYDSSTSRTYEANGEGFAIQYGSGNVKGFLSQDIVMVANIPVIQVFAEATALPAYPFIFAKFDGVLGMGFRTISIDGIKPVFERILDQHVLNEDVFSVYYNRDSNGTPGGEVILGGSDPSYYTGEFHYLSLSKKGYWQIEVKGISVSGELLFCSKGCAAIVDTGSSYITGPAAAVSSIVSAIGATALAEGEYIVNCDKIHLLPHISFNLGGRDYLLRGEDYIMKESQFGEEVCMVTFTGLDIPPPAGPLWILGASFIGRYYTEFDYKNNRIGFAAAV, from the exons ATGCCGTCCATTCGCCAATCACTGCGCCAACTTGGATTGAAACTGACAGACGTCTCTCGGGAGGTTAATAAACACCTTCAGACAAGAGCACGCAATGGAACAGCACCGACAATCCTTACCAACTACCTGGAT ACCCAGTACTTTGGGGAGATCAGCGTGGGGACACCTCCACAGACTTTCAAAGTCATCTTCGACACAGGATCAGCCAACCTCTGGATTCCATCAGCCAACTGTTCGCCCATCTATGCTGCTTGTT TTTCCCATAACAGATATGACTCCTCCACTTCAAGGACATACGAGGCCAATGGAGAAGGATTTGCTATTCAGTACGGGTCTGGCAATGTGAAAGGATTCCTCAGTCAAGACATTGTAATG GTGGCCAATATCCCGGTTATCCAGGTATTTGCGGAGGCGACGGCCTTGCCAGCTTATCCTTTCATCTTTGCCAAGTTCGATGGGGTCCTGGGGATGGGATTCCGGACTATTTCTATCGATGGCATTAAACCGGTTTTTGAGCGGATCTTAGACCAACACGTTCTCAACGAAGACGTCTTTTCAGTTTATTACAACAG GGATTCCAATGGGACTCCAGGTGGTGAGGTGATTCTAGGAGGCTCAGACCCTTCCTACTACACTGGAGAGTTCCACTATCTGAGCCTGAGCAAGAAAGGCTACTGGCAGATCGAAGTGAAAGG AATTTCTGTAAGTGGGGAGTTACTGTTCTGTAGTAAAGGGTGTGCTGCCATTGTCGATACCGGCTCCTCCTACATCACCGGACCAGCCGCAGCGGTTTCCTCGATAGTGAGCGCTATAGGAGCCACGGCCCTGGCGGAGGGAGAG TACATCGTGAACTGTGACAAAATTCATCTCTTGCCTCACATTTCTTTCAACCTGGGAGGAAGAGACTACCTACTAAGGGGTGAAGACTACATTATGAAG GAATCACAGTTTGGAGAAGAGGTCTGCATGGTTACTTTCACTGGCCTAGACATCCCTCCCCCTGCTGGCCCTCTCTGGATCCTGGGTGCCAGCTTTATTGGTCGATACTACACCGAGTTTGATTACAAGAACAACAGAATAGGCTTTGCCGCTGCAGTTTGA